One Trichosurus vulpecula isolate mTriVul1 chromosome 7, mTriVul1.pri, whole genome shotgun sequence genomic region harbors:
- the ECM1 gene encoding extracellular matrix protein 1 isoform X1, with protein sequence MPNTCPTMGFASTTALVLMVLAFGASASQGGPKPEQREGIPEHFLFSQEVGYAAPPAPSRSQKSILKDPLTSQDFFEGQEADYLFEDFPLQQAQSPQKLPLEKKEPIPKEAIPLQEEVQPAQPLPVEQKEVESPFHPPKDDRFSKQEQKEMDPFRPEGHPSAQREEMPTPQMINEHPGPESSHPNQPRHCQQDPRNGGWSHRLDGFPPGRPSPHNINQICSPDRKHVVYGPWNLPQTGYSHLSRQGHALNFLETGYTRCCRLKTNRLDCATAVWADTLFRFCEAEFSVKTRAYSCCWLQGEARLSCFQEGAPLPEYQPLHGPCPTPTPRPSSGLELSFPPGLPTRGNVRNICRLRRFRSIPRGLPAMDDIQRQLRALTQLEGKFRHCCHQGDNHTCARQAWEDVLDDYCDEEMAVKTHHHVCCHQSPMSARDTCFARHAPYPNYDRDVLTIDLGRITPNTMNQLCGHRKVLTKYKQIPGLIRNLTARCCELPALEQGFCAEEEKLAFIEDLCGSRRDSWRDIEYCCDETPGDGQTSCFNAHYLRNVALVAGVAQKPKDQQGTGATELLPASPTPEHKGE encoded by the exons GACCCAAGCCTGAAcagagagagggcattccagagCATTTCCTTTTTAGCCAAGAAG TTGGCTATGCAGCACCCCCTGCCCCTTCCAGGTCCCAAAAATCCATCCTTAAAGACCCCCTCACATCCCAGGATTTCTTTGAGGGACAGGAAGCAG ATTACCTCTTTGAAGACTTTCCCCTGCAGCAGGCACAGAGCCCTCAGAAACTCCCTCTGGAAAAGAAAG AGCCCATTCCTAAGGAAGCCATACCTCTTCAAGAGGAGGTACAGCCCGCCCAGCCTTTACCTGTAGAGCAGAAAGAAG TGGAGTCTCCTTTCCACCCTCCAAAGGATGATCGGTTTTCCAAACAGGAGCAGAAAGAAA TGGATCCTTTTCGGCCTGAAGGGCACCCCAGTGCCCAAAGGGAAG AAATGCCAACTCCCCAGATGATCAATGAACATCCTGGGCCAGAGTCCTCACATCCCAACCAGCCCCGTCACTGCCAGCAAGATCCCCGCAACGGAGGATGGAGCCATCGACTAGATGGCTTCCCCCCCGGGCGCCCTTCCCCACACAACATAAACCAGATCTGCTCCCCTGACCGCAAGCATGTGGTATATGGTCCTTGGAACCTGCCTCAGACTGGTTATTCCCACCTCAGCCGCCAGGGTCATGCCCTCAACTTTCTGGAGACAGGATATACCCGATGCTGTCGCCTCAAAACAAACCGACTGGATTGTGCGACTGCCGTG TGGGCAGATACCCTGTTTCGGTTCTGTGAGGCTGAATTCTCAGTCAAGACCAGGGCCTACTCATGCTGTTGGCTTCAGGGAGAGGCCCGCCTCTCCTGCTTCCAAGAGGGTGCCCCCCTGCCAGAATACCAGCCTCTCCATGGGCcctgccccactcccacccccaggcCTTCCTCTGGCCTGGAGTTGTCCTTCCCCCCGGGACTCCCCACACGGGGCAATGTTAGGAACATCTGCCGTCTACGGCGATTCCGATCTATTCCCCGAGGACTCCCAGCAATGGATGACATCCAGCGGCAGCTCCGGGCCCTGACGCAGTTGGAGGGCAAATTCAGGCACTGCTGCCACCAAGGAGACAACCACACCTGTGCCCGGCAGGCA TGGGAGGATGTTCTGGATGATTACTGTGATGAGGAGATGGCAGTTAAGACCCATCATCACGTGTGCTGCCACCAGTCCCCCATGTCAGCCCGTGATACCTGCTTCGCTCGCCATGCTCCCTACCCCAACTATGACCGTGACGTCTTGACCATTGACCTTGGCCGGATTACTCCCAATACCATGAACCAGCTCTGTGGACACCGAAAAGTGCTCACCAAGTA TAAACAGATTCCTGGGCTTATCCGGAACCTGACAGCCCGATGCTGCGAGCTGCCAGCACTAGAACAAGGGTTCTGCGCAGAGGAGGAG AAATTAGCCTTCATTGAAGATCTTTGCGGCTCCCGACGAGACTCATGGAGGGATATTGAATACTGTTGTGATGAGACCCCTGGGGATGGACAGACCAGCTGCTTCAATGCCCACTACCTGAGGAATGTGGCTTTGGTGGCTGGAGTGGCCCAGAAACCCAAGGACCAGCAAGGAACAGGGGCAACTGAATTACTTCCTGCCAGCCCCACCCCAGAGCACAAAGGAGAATGA
- the ECM1 gene encoding extracellular matrix protein 1 isoform X2 — MPNTCPTMGFASTTALVLMVLAFGASASQGGPKPEQREGIPEHFLFSQEVGYAAPPAPSRSQKSILKDPLTSQDFFEGQEAVDYLFEDFPLQQAQSPQKLPLEKKEPIPKEAIPLQEEVQPAQPLPVEQKEVESPFHPPKDDRFSKQEQKEMDPFRPEGHPSAQREEMPTPQMINEHPGPESSHPNQPRHCQQDPRNGGWSHRLDGFPPGRPSPHNINQICSPDRKHVVYGPWNLPQTGYSHLSRQGHALNFLETGYTRCCRLKTNRLDCATAVWADTLFRFCEAEFSVKTRAYSCCWLQGEARLSCFQEGAPLPEYQPLHGPCPTPTPRPSSGLELSFPPGLPTRGNVRNICRLRRFRSIPRGLPAMDDIQRQLRALTQLEGKFRHCCHQGDNHTCARQAWEDVLDDYCDEEMAVKTHHHVCCHQSPMSARDTCFARHAPYPNYDRDVLTIDLGRITPNTMNQLCGHRKVLTKYKQIPGLIRNLTARCCELPALEQGFCAEEEKLAFIEDLCGSRRDSWRDIEYCCDETPGDGQTSCFNAHYLRNVALVAGVAQKPKDQQGTGATELLPASPTPEHKGE, encoded by the exons GACCCAAGCCTGAAcagagagagggcattccagagCATTTCCTTTTTAGCCAAGAAG TTGGCTATGCAGCACCCCCTGCCCCTTCCAGGTCCCAAAAATCCATCCTTAAAGACCCCCTCACATCCCAGGATTTCTTTGAGGGACAGGAAGCAG TAGATTACCTCTTTGAAGACTTTCCCCTGCAGCAGGCACAGAGCCCTCAGAAACTCCCTCTGGAAAAGAAAG AGCCCATTCCTAAGGAAGCCATACCTCTTCAAGAGGAGGTACAGCCCGCCCAGCCTTTACCTGTAGAGCAGAAAGAAG TGGAGTCTCCTTTCCACCCTCCAAAGGATGATCGGTTTTCCAAACAGGAGCAGAAAGAAA TGGATCCTTTTCGGCCTGAAGGGCACCCCAGTGCCCAAAGGGAAG AAATGCCAACTCCCCAGATGATCAATGAACATCCTGGGCCAGAGTCCTCACATCCCAACCAGCCCCGTCACTGCCAGCAAGATCCCCGCAACGGAGGATGGAGCCATCGACTAGATGGCTTCCCCCCCGGGCGCCCTTCCCCACACAACATAAACCAGATCTGCTCCCCTGACCGCAAGCATGTGGTATATGGTCCTTGGAACCTGCCTCAGACTGGTTATTCCCACCTCAGCCGCCAGGGTCATGCCCTCAACTTTCTGGAGACAGGATATACCCGATGCTGTCGCCTCAAAACAAACCGACTGGATTGTGCGACTGCCGTG TGGGCAGATACCCTGTTTCGGTTCTGTGAGGCTGAATTCTCAGTCAAGACCAGGGCCTACTCATGCTGTTGGCTTCAGGGAGAGGCCCGCCTCTCCTGCTTCCAAGAGGGTGCCCCCCTGCCAGAATACCAGCCTCTCCATGGGCcctgccccactcccacccccaggcCTTCCTCTGGCCTGGAGTTGTCCTTCCCCCCGGGACTCCCCACACGGGGCAATGTTAGGAACATCTGCCGTCTACGGCGATTCCGATCTATTCCCCGAGGACTCCCAGCAATGGATGACATCCAGCGGCAGCTCCGGGCCCTGACGCAGTTGGAGGGCAAATTCAGGCACTGCTGCCACCAAGGAGACAACCACACCTGTGCCCGGCAGGCA TGGGAGGATGTTCTGGATGATTACTGTGATGAGGAGATGGCAGTTAAGACCCATCATCACGTGTGCTGCCACCAGTCCCCCATGTCAGCCCGTGATACCTGCTTCGCTCGCCATGCTCCCTACCCCAACTATGACCGTGACGTCTTGACCATTGACCTTGGCCGGATTACTCCCAATACCATGAACCAGCTCTGTGGACACCGAAAAGTGCTCACCAAGTA TAAACAGATTCCTGGGCTTATCCGGAACCTGACAGCCCGATGCTGCGAGCTGCCAGCACTAGAACAAGGGTTCTGCGCAGAGGAGGAG AAATTAGCCTTCATTGAAGATCTTTGCGGCTCCCGACGAGACTCATGGAGGGATATTGAATACTGTTGTGATGAGACCCCTGGGGATGGACAGACCAGCTGCTTCAATGCCCACTACCTGAGGAATGTGGCTTTGGTGGCTGGAGTGGCCCAGAAACCCAAGGACCAGCAAGGAACAGGGGCAACTGAATTACTTCCTGCCAGCCCCACCCCAGAGCACAAAGGAGAATGA